The region ACCTCGAGCGCGGAGCCTTCCAGCTGCGTACAGATGGCGGGATGGTGCGGCGCCTGCTGTCGTTCGTCGGGGGCTCGCTCACTGGCCTTCTGGTCACAGCGCTTGTGGCCGGGGTCGCGACCGGGATCATTGGTGCGCATCACTTTGGCCGTATTGCACCCATGGGGCTCCTGGGAAACTTGCTCGGCATGCCGGTGTTCACACTCGTGATCATGCCGATGGGCGTCCTTGCGCTTGTGCTCATGCCATTTGGTCTGGCGGCGCTACCTCTCAAGGTCATGGAGGCGGGCCTTGAGCTTTTGCTTGCGATTGCCGGCTGTGTCATTGACTTCGGCACGGATGGGCTCGGCTTGGGCAACGGGCATCTGGTGCCGCCGGGAGGCCTGCCAACCGTGCTTCTGATCATGGGGTTTTTTGGGGTTGTTCTGGCGCGACGTTGGTTCCGTCTTGCCGGCGTTCCGGCGCTTTTGCTGGCAACAGGGCTGATCTGGGGCGAACGGCCGCCAGATATTCAGATTTCGGCTTCGGGAGACCGCATCGCCGCCCGGGGAGCGGATGGGCTTTTATATGTCGCGTCGAGACGGGCGGGGTTTGAGACGGACATCTGGCTGCAGGCAGAAGGTCAGGCCCAAGATGCTTTCCAGAGACAGAAAATGACATCGGATCAGTACCGCTGCGACGACCTGGGATGTGTCTACCAGGCCCATCCTCCGGGGCCGGAGAACGCGTCTCGGACGGAAAAGGGGCCTGAAACAATTTCAAATTCTGCGCAGCAAAGCCTCGTCACGCCCACTGGTCAGCCCCTGCGCATTGCCATGCCAAAGACCCCGCAGGCGTTTGCCATCGATTGTGACTTGGCTGATCTTGTCGTCACGGATCTGGAGGTTCCGGAAGACTGTGCTGCAGAGCTCGTCATTTCCGGGGCCGAACGGCGTGAGGCGGGGGCATTGTCGCTCTGGCTGGGTAGGGTCAATGACAACAAATTATCAAAAGAACGCGGTAGCCGTCCTGCACAGACAGTTGTCGCCCGCTGGATCGCCGCGAAATCTCGACCGGCGCGGTCCTGGCATCAGGGGACGCCATAAGCCTTCTTGAAAAGTCCCTTACTCTTGCTTGGGCGCTCAATATTGCCTGAAAAGGGCAACCAGACGGCCTTGAACTTGCACGCGACCAGGACCGAAAATGCGGGTTTCATAGGCCGGGTTGGCAGCCTCCAGAGCAATCGAAGGGCCCTTTTTGCGCAGGCGCTTCAATGTGGCTTCTTCGTCGTCGACCAGTGCCACGACAATGTCGCCGCTGTCCGCGGTGTCGGTCCTTCTGATCAAAACCGTATCACCGTCGAGAATGCCGGCCTCGATCATGGAATCGCCCCGAACTTCAAGGGCATAATGTTCGCCTCTGCCGATCAGCTCAGGCGGAACGGTGATGGAATGACTATGGGTCTGGATTGCCTCAATTGGCACACCTGCGGCGATCCGGCCCATGACCGGGATCTCGGTACCGGCTACTTCCGGTTCAGGCGCGGACACTTTTGGCGCTTCCTTGCCGAGCGAGCCCTCGATGACTTCGGGGGAGAAGCTGCCGCGCGGCGGAGGCGAACTGAGCCCCGGCGCAATCGAGTCAGGCAGGCGGATGACTTCCATCGCCCTTGCCCGATTCGGAAGGCGGCGAATGAAGCCCCGTTCTTCGAGCGCCGTTATCAGGCGGTGAATCCCGGACTTCGACCTCAAGTCAAGCGCGTCCTTCATTTCGTCGAAGGAGGGCGGAACCCCGGCTTCCTTCAACCTTTCATGAATGAACATGAGCAGTTCATATTGCTTGCGCGTCAACATCCCTAGATTCTCCAGCGTGACCCGGTTGGGTACAAATCATGAACGTACCATACCTGTTCTCACTGTGTTCTACAAGGCTTAAGGTTTTGTTGCGGTTATGATGAGGTTGTCGGAATTAGTCTGCTGCGGAAGTGGGGCTTTTGGCCGGAATTAATCGGCACCAGACTGCCAAATGTGGCTTATTTTCATAAAGTTGATTGGTTTTCGATTGCGGACCGTAGGGTCCGCAATATCAACCAGTGCAGATTAATTTTGGAACATATTGAAAACAAAAGAAGAAATATACTGCGGATTAAATTTTTGCCTATGTGGAACGGCCGACTGCGGACCTATTGCGGACCATTTTTGTTTCTGTGTTTGATTGCCCGTGCAAAGTAGGGGAGGTCGTAGCGGTCGACGTTTCGAATGTATTCTTTGAATTCGTCGTTGGTCATGCGGCCGCTGTCGACAAGCTCCTTTTTCTTTCGTTCGATAAAATCGGCAAATATCAACATCGCCATGCCGATGGATTCACCTTTGGCCAGTGTTTCCTCCGCATCCATGAAGGCAAGTTCTTCAGGTGCGTGCTTTTCCAGGATCTCGATAAGGATCCGCTCGCCGGTCAGCTTCATGGTCGTAATCCAGAAATCATCGATCCGGGTCTCAAGCGATTCGGTCTGCTGTCGCGGGAATGCTTCGCCAAAGAGAAAGTAGTCTATCTTTTCTCCGGTTCCGGCACAGGCCTGTAGCAAAAATTCCAGGGGGATCGAGTTTCTCGTTCTCCAGGATGAAATTGCTTTGTTGGAGACCTCAAAGTAGTTAGCCAGGTCGATATCGGTATTCGTACTGGTTGATGCCTTTAAGCGTTCAATTACCTCGCTGGCGTTTACTT is a window of Labrenzia sp. CE80 DNA encoding:
- the lexA gene encoding transcriptional repressor LexA, with protein sequence MLTRKQYELLMFIHERLKEAGVPPSFDEMKDALDLRSKSGIHRLITALEERGFIRRLPNRARAMEVIRLPDSIAPGLSSPPPRGSFSPEVIEGSLGKEAPKVSAPEPEVAGTEIPVMGRIAAGVPIEAIQTHSHSITVPPELIGRGEHYALEVRGDSMIEAGILDGDTVLIRRTDTADSGDIVVALVDDEEATLKRLRKKGPSIALEAANPAYETRIFGPGRVQVQGRLVALFRQY
- a CDS encoding helix-turn-helix domain-containing protein, with amino-acid sequence MAKGIKVNASEVIERLKASTSTNTDIDLANYFEVSNKAISSWRTRNSIPLEFLLQACAGTGEKIDYFLFGEAFPRQQTESLETRIDDFWITTMKLTGERILIEILEKHAPEELAFMDAEETLAKGESIGMAMLIFADFIERKKKELVDSGRMTNDEFKEYIRNVDRYDLPYFARAIKHRNKNGPQ